The Mobula hypostoma chromosome 22, sMobHyp1.1, whole genome shotgun sequence genome includes a region encoding these proteins:
- the nptx1l gene encoding neuronal pentraxin 1 like isoform X1: MSRGIFSRYFVLFFLLAKAAAQEFAQTRFICTSIPLEMEPMCSAPMQNSGPVEDIKGTILQLRETILQQKETIMNQKETIRELTAKLSRCESQSLSEPSVSETRSAQGFSMEQSGGSRNSVAYLSLDQADTLNQFGQTLQTLKARLEQLEQYNRVNTTAQTNTLKDLLQNKIDDLERQVLSRVNSLEETKNLVRNDTTENRGKIENALNSLHQRISDLEKGQKNSRPTDKFQITFPLRTNYMYAKVKKSLPEMYAMTVCMWLKSNASPGVGTPFSYAVPGQANELVLIEWGNNPMEILINDKVAKLPFVINDGKWHHICVTWSTRDGVWEAYQDGMKRGNGENLAPWHPIKPGGIMVLGQEQDMLGGGFDATQAFVGEMSHFHMWDRVLTPGEVYSLANCSTKTLVGNVIAWTEANVDIYGGATKWTFEACRQIN, translated from the exons ATGTCCCGCGGAATCTTCAGCAGATACTTCGTCCTCTTCTTCCTCTTGGCCAAAGCGGCGGCGCAAGAATTCGCCCAGACGCGTTTTATCTGCACTTCTATCCCTCTGGAGATGGAGCCCATGTGTTCTGCTCCGATGCAGAACAGCGGTCCGGTGGAGGACATCAAGGGGACCATACTCCAGCTCCGGGAAACCATACTGCAACAGAAAGAGACGATAATGAACCAGAAAGAGACCATCCGGGAGCTCACGGCCAAGCTTAGCAGATGCGAGAGTCAGAGTCTGTCAGAGCCCTCGGTGAGTGAAACAAGATCCGCGCAGGGATTCAGCATGGAACAGTCAGGGGGCAGTAGAAATTCCGTGGCATATCTCTCTCTAGATCAAGCGGACACACTAAATCAATTTGGACAAACTTTGCAAACACTCAAAGCACGCCTGGAGCAATTAGAG CAGTACAACCGAGTCAACACCACCGCCCAGACAAACACCTTGAAAGACCTCCTGCAGAACAAGATAGACGATTTGGAGAGGCAGGTTCTGTCCCGGGTCAACAGCCTGGAAGAAACAAAAAACCTGGTGAGGAACGACACGACGGAGAATCGGGGCAAGATTGAGAACGCTCTCAACTCTCTTCACCAAAGGATCAGCGATTTGGAGAAAG GGCAGAAGAATTCCAGGCCGACTGATAAATTCCAGATCACATTTCCCCTGAGAACAAACTACATGTACGCCAAGGTGAAGAAGAGCCTGCCCGAGATGTACGCCATGACCGTCTGCATGTGGCTCAAGTCGAACGCCTCTCCGGGCGTCGGCACCCCGTTCTCCTACGCCGTCCCGGGACAAGCGAACGAGCTGGTGCTCATCGAGTGGGGCAACAATCCGATGGAGATTCTAATCAACGACAAG GTGGCGAAACTCCCTTTCGTTATCAATGATGGAAAATGGCATCACATCTGCGTTACCTGGTCCACAAGAGATGGCGTCTGGGAGGCATATCAAGATGGCATGAAGAGAGGGAATGGTGAAAACCTAGCACCGTGGCATCCCATTAAACCAGGTGGCATCATGGTTCTGGGCCAAGAGCAG gaCATGTTAGGAGGTGGGTTTGATGCCACACAGGCCTTTGTGGGCGAGATGTCGCATTTCCACATGTGGGACAGGGTCCTGACTCCCGGAGAAGTCTACAGCCTGGCCAACTGTAGCACCAAGACCCTGGTGGGCAATGTCATTGCGTGGACTGAAGCCAACGTGGACATCTACGGCGGCGCCACCAAGTGGACATTTGAAGCCTGCCGCCAGATTAATTAA
- the nptx1l gene encoding neuronal pentraxin 1 like isoform X2 — translation MSRGIFSRYFVLFFLLAKAAAQEFAQTRFICTSIPLEMEPMCSAPMQNSGPVEDIKGTILQLRETILQQKETIMNQKETIRELTAKLSRCESQSLSEPSQYNRVNTTAQTNTLKDLLQNKIDDLERQVLSRVNSLEETKNLVRNDTTENRGKIENALNSLHQRISDLEKGQKNSRPTDKFQITFPLRTNYMYAKVKKSLPEMYAMTVCMWLKSNASPGVGTPFSYAVPGQANELVLIEWGNNPMEILINDKVAKLPFVINDGKWHHICVTWSTRDGVWEAYQDGMKRGNGENLAPWHPIKPGGIMVLGQEQDMLGGGFDATQAFVGEMSHFHMWDRVLTPGEVYSLANCSTKTLVGNVIAWTEANVDIYGGATKWTFEACRQIN, via the exons ATGTCCCGCGGAATCTTCAGCAGATACTTCGTCCTCTTCTTCCTCTTGGCCAAAGCGGCGGCGCAAGAATTCGCCCAGACGCGTTTTATCTGCACTTCTATCCCTCTGGAGATGGAGCCCATGTGTTCTGCTCCGATGCAGAACAGCGGTCCGGTGGAGGACATCAAGGGGACCATACTCCAGCTCCGGGAAACCATACTGCAACAGAAAGAGACGATAATGAACCAGAAAGAGACCATCCGGGAGCTCACGGCCAAGCTTAGCAGATGCGAGAGTCAGAGTCTGTCAGAGCCCTCG CAGTACAACCGAGTCAACACCACCGCCCAGACAAACACCTTGAAAGACCTCCTGCAGAACAAGATAGACGATTTGGAGAGGCAGGTTCTGTCCCGGGTCAACAGCCTGGAAGAAACAAAAAACCTGGTGAGGAACGACACGACGGAGAATCGGGGCAAGATTGAGAACGCTCTCAACTCTCTTCACCAAAGGATCAGCGATTTGGAGAAAG GGCAGAAGAATTCCAGGCCGACTGATAAATTCCAGATCACATTTCCCCTGAGAACAAACTACATGTACGCCAAGGTGAAGAAGAGCCTGCCCGAGATGTACGCCATGACCGTCTGCATGTGGCTCAAGTCGAACGCCTCTCCGGGCGTCGGCACCCCGTTCTCCTACGCCGTCCCGGGACAAGCGAACGAGCTGGTGCTCATCGAGTGGGGCAACAATCCGATGGAGATTCTAATCAACGACAAG GTGGCGAAACTCCCTTTCGTTATCAATGATGGAAAATGGCATCACATCTGCGTTACCTGGTCCACAAGAGATGGCGTCTGGGAGGCATATCAAGATGGCATGAAGAGAGGGAATGGTGAAAACCTAGCACCGTGGCATCCCATTAAACCAGGTGGCATCATGGTTCTGGGCCAAGAGCAG gaCATGTTAGGAGGTGGGTTTGATGCCACACAGGCCTTTGTGGGCGAGATGTCGCATTTCCACATGTGGGACAGGGTCCTGACTCCCGGAGAAGTCTACAGCCTGGCCAACTGTAGCACCAAGACCCTGGTGGGCAATGTCATTGCGTGGACTGAAGCCAACGTGGACATCTACGGCGGCGCCACCAAGTGGACATTTGAAGCCTGCCGCCAGATTAATTAA